In one window of Serinus canaria isolate serCan28SL12 chromosome 18, serCan2020, whole genome shotgun sequence DNA:
- the FOXJ1 gene encoding forkhead box protein J1 codes for MAWPGRALKAKGKLKCMEEDLDDSLPDLMWLRDFTVAQTGLPQLYSGSDPQDCYTMSESLFSLVDFESPCSPLAADPACKGTRHTPCTPVSSSTSSSTHHDLAVPPHLAGDIDYKTNPHVKPPYSYATLICMAMEASNKPKITLSAIYKWITDNFCYFRHADPTWQNSIRHNLSLNKSFIKVPREKDEPGKGGFWKLDPYYANRLKYGTYKKRRMSPVQIHPAFAGRVQTEARHGGSPASSSCSSNNLLETNVASQQLLKEFEETTSSQSWSPVGTKAGQKRKQPSPLPTAKASRLPSSALMTQEEQTELGSLKGVFDWETVFNTNINGDFSTLVDMELPPCVNPVTCDLDWTGQGQHVECPQGQEQVVTESNQYSLDFNETLMATTFLEHPWDEGTNDYLSNCVNIDQVFEDIDASLLADVINLSSLARLL; via the exons ATGGCGTGGCCAGGCCGAGCACTGAAAGCCAAGGGCAAATTGAAGTGCATGGAGGAAGACCTGGATGACAGCCTGCCCGACCTCATGTGGCTGAGGGACTTCACAGTGGCCCAGACTGGCCTGCCTCAGTTATACTCTGGCTCAGACCCCCAGGACTGTTACACCATGAGTGAGAGTCTGTTCAGCCTGGTTGATTTTGAGTCGCCGTGCTCGCCCCTGGCTGCTGACCCGGCCTGCAAGGGCACACGCCACACCCCCTGCACGCCCgtctcctcctccacctcctccagcaCGCACCACgacctggctgtgccccctcaTCTGGCAGGGGACATCGACTACAAGACCAACCCTCACGTCAAGCCACCCTACTCCTACGCCACCCTCATCTGCATGGCCATGGAAGCCAGCAATAAACCCAAAATCACCCTCTCTGCCATCTACAAGTGGATTACTGACAACTTCTGCTACTTCCGACACGCTGATCCCACCTGGCAG AACTCCATCCGGCACAACCTGTCCTTGAACAAGTCCTTCATCAAGGTGCCTCGAGAGAAAGACGAGCCAGGGAAAGGTGGATTTTGGAAGCTGGACCCCTACTACGCCAACCGGCTCAAGTACGGCACCTACAAGAAGCGGAGGATGTCTCCAGTGCAGATCCACCCGGCCTTCGCCGGGAGAGTCCAGACAGAGGCAAGGCACGGTGGCAGCCCGgcctcttcctcctgcagctccaacAACCTCCTGGAGACCAACGTGGCATCGCAGCAGCTGCTCAAAGAGTTTGAAGAAaccaccagcagccagagctggagccccGTGGGTACCAAAGCGGGGCAGAAGCGCAAGCAGCCCTCGCCCCTGCCCACGGCCAAGGCGTCCCGGCTCCCCAGCTCGGCCCTGATGACCCAGGAGGAGCAGACTGAGCTGGGGTCCCTGAAAGGTGTCTTTGACTGGGAAACTGTCTTTAACACCAACATCAATGGAGACTTCTCCACTCTGGTGGATATGGAGCTCCCACCTTGCGTCAACCCTGTCACATGCGACCTGGACTGGACAGGACAAGGGCAGCACGTGGAGTGTCCCCAGGGGCAGGAACAAGTCGTAACCGAATCCAACCAGTACAGCCTGGACTTTAATGAAACCCTCATGGCCACCACCTTCTTGGAGCACCCCTGGGATGAAGGGACAAATGATTACCTCTCCAATTGTGTCAACATCGACCAGGTGTTTGAAGACATCGATGCCTCTTTGCTGGCAGATGTCATCAacctgagcagcctggcacgCCTCTTGTAA